In Doryrhamphus excisus isolate RoL2022-K1 chromosome 21, RoL_Dexc_1.0, whole genome shotgun sequence, a single genomic region encodes these proteins:
- the LOC131108676 gene encoding carboxypeptidase B-like, with amino-acid sequence MRFFLLLGLLCVAVADVTRFEGERVLRLKPELHEHVTLIKNLAKSIEIDFWSPESAELVTIDIDVDIRVPAMYLDMVHAALLQSDMAHQVLIEDLQEAVDAQADNKASPRAHSYTKYNTWNDVQAWISSISSSNPSLISKQVIGNTYEGRPMTVLKIGKKSSSTKPAIFMDCGIHAREWISPAFCQWFVKEALSTYGKDSQMTSLLNQMDVFVLPVFNIDGYDYTHKSNRMWRKTRSRRSGSSCVGADPNRNWNAGWCTIGASSNPCSDTFCGYKPESEIEVKNVADFIRRNKSVIKAYITIHSYSQLLLFPYSYTYELAAHHSELMKIAQGASAALRRLYGTRYTSGPGATTIYPAAGGSDDWAYDLGVKYSFTFELRDTGRYGFLLPESQIKPTCEETMLAVKYIAAYVQNNLY; translated from the exons ATGAGGTTCTTCCTGCTTCTGGGATTGCTGTGCGTCGCCGTGGCAGACGTCACTCGCTTTGAGGG AGAGAGGGTGTTACGTCTGAAACCTGAGCTTCATGAACATGTGACGCTGATTAAGAACCTGGCCAAGAGCATTGAG ATCGACTTCTGGAGCCCCGAGAGCGCCGAGCTGGTGACCATCGACATTGACGTGGACATCCGCGTGCCCGCCATGTACCTGGACATGGTGCACGCCGCGCTGCTGCAGAGCGACATGGCGCACCA GGTCCTGATTGAGGATCTGCAGGAGGCCGTCGACGCCCAAGCGGACAACAAGGCTTCTCCCAGAGCCCACAGCTACACCAAGTACAACACCTGGAACGAC GTCCAGGCATGGATCTCATCCATTTCCTCCTCCAACCCAAGTCTGATCAGCAAACAGGTGATTGGAAACACCTATGAGGGACGCCCCATGACCGTCCTCAAG ATCGGTAAGAAGAGCAGCTCCACCAAGCCCGCTATCTTCATGGACTGTGGCATCCACGCCAGGGAGTGGATCTCTCCTGCTTTCTGCCAGTGGTTTGTCAAGGAG GCTCTGTCCACATACGGCAAAGATTCCCAGATGACCAGCCTGCTCAATCAGATGGACGTCTTCGTCCTTCCCGTCTTCAACATCGACGGCTACGACTACACCCACAAGAGC AACAGGATGTGGAGGAAAACTCGCTCCAGGAGATCTGGATCCAGCTGCGTCGGCGCTGATCCCAACCGGAACTGGAATGCCGGCTGGTGCA CCATCGGCgcctccagcaacccctgcagcGACACCTTCTGCGGCTACAAACCCGAGTCGGAGATCGAGGTCAAGAACGTTGCCGACTTCATTCGCAGGAACAAGTCCGTCATCAAGGCCTACATCACCATCCACTCGTACTCGCAGCTGCTGCTCTTCCCTTACTCCTACACCTACGAGCTGGCCGCCCACCACAGCGAGCTG ATGAAGATCGCTCAGGGAGCTTCGGCTGCTCTTCGTAGGCTGTACGGGACTCGCTACACCAGTGGACCCGGTGCAACAACCATCT ACCCCGCCGCCGGAGGCTCCGACGACTGGGCCTACGACCTGGGAGTGAAATATTCCTTCACCTTCGAGCTGCGCGACACGGGTCGTTACGGCTTCCTGCTGCCCGAGTCTCAGATCAAGCCCACGTGCGAGGAGACCATGCTGGCCGTCAAGTACATCGCCGCCTACGTGCAGAACAACCTCTATTAA
- the agtr1b gene encoding type-1 angiotensin II receptor, translating into MENVTAGASKAINLTCGMSGNHNFIFTLVPIVYGCNFIIGMVGNSMVVAVIYCYMKLKTVANIFVLNLAVSDLTFLVTLPMWATFAATGYHWPFGGFLCKTSAGLVMFNLYTSTFFLTALSIDRYLAIVHPVRSRRFRTVVYARITCVVIWLFAFVLSVPTALTRDVHRIANSNTTVCGVLHPTTENRVRLKELLLAISLMKSLLGFLVPFVIIITCYCFIGRALLAARHIQKSSRSRDDEVLRMLAAAVLAFFLCWMPHQVFHFLQVLTQLILVENCAVLEIIDTAMPFTICLAYFNSCVNPIVYGFVGRNFRKNLLRLLRCSPAGAPGPHPSISSKMSALSFRASEALSLTAKGKASADGK; encoded by the coding sequence ATGGAGAACGTCACGGCGGGGGCGAGCAAGGCGATAAACCTGACGTGCGGCATGTCGGGAAACCACAATTTCATCTTCACGCTGGTGCCCATCGTCTACGGATGCAATTTCATCATCGGCATGGTGGGGAACAGCATGGTGGTGGCCGTCATCTACTGCTACATGAAGCTGAAGACGGTGGCCAACATATTTGTGCTCAATCTGGCCGTGTCTGACCTGACCTTCCTCGTGACGCTGCCCATGTGGGCCACCTTCGCCGCCACGGGCTACCACTGGCCCTTCGGCGGGTTCCTGTGCAAGACCAGCGCGGGCCTGGTCATGTTCAACCTCTACACCAGCACCTTCTTCCTCACGGCGCTCAGCATCGACCGCTACCTGGCCATCGTGCACCCGGTGAGGTCGCGGCGCTTCCGCACGGTGGTGTACGCCCGCATCACCTGCGTGGTCATCTGGCTGTTCGCCTTCGTGCTCAGCGTGCCCACGGCGCTCACGCGAGACGTGCACCGCATCGCCAACTCCAACACCACCGTGTGCGGCGTCCTGCACCCGACCACCGAGAACCGCGTGCGGCTGAAGGAGCTCCTGCTGGCCATCAGCCTCATGAAGAGCCTGCTGGGCTTCCTGGTGCCcttcgtcatcatcatcacctgcTACTGCTTCATCGGCCGGGCGCTGCTGGCGGCCAGGCACATCCAGAAAAGCTCCCGTTCCCGTGACGACGAGGTGCTGCGCATGCTGGCCGCCGCCGTGCTGGCCTTCTTCCTGTGCTGGATGCCCCATCAGGTCTTCCACTTCCTCCAGGTGCTCACCCAGCTCATCCTGGTGGAGAACTGCGCCGTCCTGGAGATCATCGACACCGCCATGCCCTTCACCATCTGCCTGGCCTACTTCAACAGCTGCGTCAACCCCATCGTTTACGGCTTCGTGGGACGGAACTTTCGCAAGAACCTGCTGCGCCTGCTGCGCTGCTCGCCCGCCGGCGCTCCGGGGCCTCACCCCAGCATCAGCTCCAAAATGAGCGCCCTTTCTTTCAGAGCCTCCGAGGCGCTCAGCCTGACCGCCAAGGGCAAGGCCTCTGCCGACGGCAAGTAG